A DNA window from Bacteroides cellulosilyticus contains the following coding sequences:
- a CDS encoding DUF4248 domain-containing protein, translating to MKKITCSHDTDVPVEEWPVRPYSKSELARAYAPEIGERSALNRLSRWLRGNVLLYQALLDTGYRSAQQIFTSKQVELIFEYIGRP from the coding sequence ATGAAGAAAATTACATGTAGTCATGATACGGATGTACCCGTAGAAGAATGGCCTGTCCGTCCTTATTCCAAAAGTGAGTTAGCGCGTGCATACGCGCCTGAAATCGGGGAGCGTTCGGCTCTTAACCGCCTTTCGCGCTGGTTGCGCGGGAACGTGCTTCTGTATCAGGCTTTGCTGGATACGGGCTACCGTTCTGCTCAACAGATTTTTACCAGCAAGCAGGTGGAACTGATTTTTGAGTATATAGGGAGACCTTAA
- a CDS encoding HU family DNA-binding protein, whose translation MGLNYSIAMLKNPQNQDESAKAYAKSQITGELSLKELSRRVAAQTTASRADVTAVIIATVENMIDGLRAGEQVDFGDLGKFRLQITSRGAETAEKFTATNITGVNIQFIPGEDLKTIFSGLEFSLVPTRAATRLLLKAQKAGQTTVDFSKTPSSDGNSGSKPDDGGNTGGGGLDENPLG comes from the coding sequence ATGGGATTGAATTACAGTATCGCAATGCTCAAAAATCCGCAAAACCAGGATGAGAGCGCAAAGGCGTATGCCAAGTCACAAATCACAGGGGAACTGTCCCTGAAAGAACTGAGCCGCCGTGTAGCCGCGCAGACCACCGCCAGTCGTGCCGACGTCACCGCGGTTATCATCGCTACCGTGGAAAACATGATTGACGGCCTGCGTGCAGGCGAACAAGTAGACTTCGGAGATCTGGGAAAATTTCGTCTTCAAATTACTAGCCGGGGTGCAGAAACCGCGGAAAAATTTACGGCTACCAACATCACCGGAGTTAATATCCAATTCATTCCGGGCGAAGATTTGAAAACCATATTCTCGGGTCTTGAGTTTTCACTCGTACCTACCCGTGCTGCCACGCGTCTGCTGCTCAAAGCTCAAAAGGCAGGACAGACGACAGTGGACTTTTCAAAAACGCCCTCTTCCGATGGAAATTCCGGCAGTAAACCGGATGACGGTGGCAACACCGGTGGCGGAGGACTGGATGAAAACCCGCTGGGATAG
- a CDS encoding smalltalk protein, which yields MEKKSNSTWSVIIKVVIAVASALAGIFGLNACMGLGA from the coding sequence ATGGAAAAAAAATCAAATTCAACCTGGAGTGTAATCATCAAAGTTGTAATTGCCGTAGCGTCCGCATTGGCAGGCATATTCGGACTGAATGCCTGCATGGGCTTAGGAGCATGA
- a CDS encoding N-acetylmuramoyl-L-alanine amidase translates to MTTGSFYQNYREVRLLVVHCSATRCDRNFSVEALHRCHLAKGFASIGYHFYITRNGQVHICRPVHQIGAHATSWNDKSIGICYEGGLNEDGQTADTRTYAQKCSLLDLLRQLKADYPKAKILGHYQLSKSVHKACPCFDAKQEYQELF, encoded by the coding sequence ATGACGACGGGCAGTTTCTATCAGAACTATCGGGAGGTACGCCTCCTGGTAGTTCATTGCTCAGCAACACGATGCGACAGAAACTTCTCAGTAGAAGCTTTGCATCGATGCCACTTGGCAAAAGGGTTTGCAAGTATCGGTTATCATTTCTACATCACACGTAATGGACAGGTACACATTTGTCGTCCGGTTCACCAGATCGGGGCACACGCCACGAGCTGGAATGATAAAAGTATTGGCATCTGCTATGAAGGCGGACTCAACGAGGACGGTCAAACGGCTGATACGAGAACGTATGCACAAAAATGTTCACTCCTGGATCTATTAAGGCAGCTAAAAGCGGATTATCCAAAAGCAAAGATATTAGGACATTATCAGCTCAGTAAATCAGTGCATAAGGCGTGTCCCTGCTTTGACGCAAAACAGGAATATCAGGAACTCTTCTAA
- a CDS encoding aldo/keto reductase family protein, with amino-acid sequence MQVIGDSDIKLANGVEMPRLFQGLPLIMGLKDIDLNQFKRIIENSYNANIKGLDTSHDYGKSERFIGKSIKMLVKEGLVERDDFFITSKIGNAQQYEGNIENYVDESLKTLGLEQLDLMLLHWPVPGHYIENWKKLEKIYRKGKVKAIGIANARVRHLEAMEGVAEIIPHVVQTEIHPFNVCEDLQAYCKHKHIALQACSSLCLMIALVKENPTLLQLGVKYDKSVAQIMLRWSIQCGIAPIFRAFKTHHIQEISDIFSFEITKEDMNTISTLNQNFRYHPESSNCAGF; translated from the coding sequence ATGCAAGTAATAGGTGATAGTGATATAAAATTGGCCAACGGGGTTGAAATGCCTCGTCTTTTTCAGGGATTACCATTAATAATGGGTTTGAAAGATATAGACTTGAATCAATTCAAGCGGATTATAGAAAATTCTTATAATGCTAATATCAAAGGCCTTGACACTTCGCACGACTATGGCAAGAGTGAAAGATTTATTGGTAAGAGTATCAAAATGCTTGTTAAAGAGGGGCTGGTTGAGCGCGATGATTTTTTTATCACATCCAAGATTGGAAATGCTCAGCAATATGAAGGAAATATAGAGAATTATGTAGATGAAAGCTTGAAAACCTTAGGTTTGGAACAACTCGATCTGATGTTGTTGCATTGGCCGGTACCTGGTCATTATATTGAAAATTGGAAGAAGTTGGAGAAGATTTACCGTAAAGGTAAGGTAAAAGCGATTGGTATAGCCAATGCGCGTGTGCGTCATCTTGAGGCAATGGAGGGCGTGGCAGAAATCATACCTCATGTAGTGCAAACGGAAATACACCCGTTCAATGTCTGCGAGGATTTACAAGCGTATTGTAAACATAAGCATATTGCTTTGCAGGCATGTTCTTCACTTTGCCTTATGATTGCACTGGTGAAAGAGAATCCTACACTGTTGCAGCTTGGAGTCAAGTACGACAAGTCTGTGGCGCAGATAATGCTTCGTTGGAGCATACAATGTGGTATTGCACCTATATTCCGTGCTTTCAAGACTCATCACATTCAAGAAATATCAGATATCTTTTCTTTTGAAATTACGAAAGAAGATATGAATACCATTTCAACTTTAAATCAAAATTTCCGTTATCATCCCGAATCGTCTAACTGTGCAGGATTTTAA